The proteins below come from a single Streptococcus hyointestinalis genomic window:
- a CDS encoding SPJ_0845 family protein has product MAITHKRSDDLERRFAQFATIIDPEQEKKKQKDAKDKKDKETI; this is encoded by the coding sequence ATGGCGATAACACATAAACGTTCGGACGATTTAGAGCGCAGATTTGCTCAATTTGCGACTATCATCGACCCTGAGCAAGAAAAGAAAAAACAAAAAGACGCTAAAGATAAAAAAGATAAGGAAACCATCTAA